TCTTCACTGAATATGTATgaactatgttttttttttttttcagaggcttctaacttggccaaatttggatggattttcGCAGGGATGTCAAAAGGCCcatcctgacacaaaggccattcctcagccaaatttcaagtccctctCCAAAATCCATGGGATGCTAaaacttttcaaataaaaaggtcaccagaattttttagcGTGGACAAAAGTTGTGAATGTTCCGCTAGCCTCGTTCTTTGAAACGGATGAATCATTTAAGACACATTTTCCATTCCAGCATCTGCCTGGCTGAAATTTtctggaaaacttcagccaaaatCATTAAAGTGTGGaaacttataagcaactgaaaacagggtcttataatgggaactgTTGGGCAATCTTAATAAgtggtgctaccagccctgcctatattttagaaaaaagttGGCCACCTTATTTTGTCCCTTACAAGCCAGCAGACAAATACaggtttaataaaatttaccccATTGATCTGTTTGCCTGGCTATAACTGCAACATGTGTAAGACTTTAAAATGAGAAGGCCAACTTGAGCAGAGAAGTGTTCAAGGAAAAGAATGTATTACTAATAAGATTATCTTTACACAGGCCAAAATTTAAGGATCTCTAAATAGacttaagaaaaaaaagaagcCTTTTACAGATTTCTAAaacttttctctttcattttatttttaaagtccgAGAACACTGCAAAAACTGGAAAGCAAAGTCTTCTATGCGCAGAAGAGATTTATGCAGCCtgaccagcagcagcacaaaaccTCCCTATACTGCCCTACCAATGAACCCTGATCCTGACTTACGGAAATTACCAAGTAAAGGATAGATTCATTCCCCAAGCACATTCAAGCCTTCCCTCACTGTACTGGAAAGGAGAGGGTCAGTTATGATGGTTTTTTAGACTTTCAGAGGGCACTGACTTTTTGTTACTATCAACCTGGGCTGAATTTGGAACAGTCACCCAGAGATCCTATCCTATGCCAGTCTTGGGCCTttgagtaagtctccaaaccgttaaaaaaattaatgaggaagaattaatttttattatagaAGTTGTGGTTTAAGACAAACAACTGAAAGGGACAATTATTGATAGATGACTGGCAGTTTGCACAGATATTACCTGGTAGTCTGCTGCTCTTGACAGCTGCTGGTTTCCCTGCTGGACATATACCTCAGCATTTTCTACATTGGCTTCTATgctgtcttttaaaaagaaagaaaaagtcaaaTTTTCAATTAAAGCCTGATGCAGTAAAAGCCTCATGTGTTTGCCACCTGTTACTAATTCAATTACAGCTGCTGAATTTCTGATCTTCCATATTTCCAGAGCAGACATTTACTCTCACAAAATTAAATCCCAACAAGCCTACCCCTAGAATTTCTATGTACAATTGCATCAGGTGAAGTACTTACTGCAAGACAAAACCACCACCCTCCGAATGATTAATGGCTAAAATCAACAACATGGTATAAACAGGACCTATAGGTAGTAATTTACCATCACCTCAtggtatttattttcattttactctCCTGAATAAAAAGTTAATAAGTTTGTATCCCTAAATAAATCAATCCCTAAAAAGCATTAAAACTAACTTTGATAAACACAGTAAATAAAACACTCAAATACACATACAGCAAAGTGCAAGAACAATCACTTTTGATTTGCATTTACCTTCACTAACACACAAACTTTATCCTACTGCATTACGGAACTTTCCTCGTTTGTCATTTTTCCTGTGTGTACTGTAACAATGACCAGGCTAACTTCTGAAGCGCCCAGAGTATTTCAAGGTTGACTTCAGATATTATAAGAACTTCCAAGTTCAGGTATTCTAGAAGCGGAGGGTTGGCTTGCGATGTGGACCAATAAGGATAGTTTCTCAGAAAGCTGGTGTTTGAGAACTGAAGAGTGCTTACAGCTCAGAGAAAGGTGTAGATATGAGAAGAAAGTGGTGACAGATGAAATGAGTGACCCAGAACTTCTTAAGAATACCACTTGGTATGAAATTCAATTGATGGAAATTTTGTTTGAAAGATTTGGTGGATCAGTAATTGAGACGGTTTTGTGGTCGTGTGCACATctgcacgcacacgcacacaccccacAGCCAGTCTGTGAATATTGCTTAGAAGAGTGTTATTTAGTTGTACTCTGAGAAAATGGTGTGCATTTAAATTTGTATTTACTGAACTAACTAAGGGCTTACTCAAGGTAATTTACTGGCATTATCAAACCAACATAATGACAACAGtgtaactccctgtgtggatgaTCTTTTTTTGGAAAAACAGTGTCTGTTGTGGGTTTAgcttagggcaggtctacgctaCGGGGCtcagttgacctaagttatgcgactccagctacatgaataacgtaacCGGAGTCAATGTAACTTACGTCGACCTTTTATGATGTCTACACCATGGTGGGTTGATGGAAGAGTttctcccgtcaacttaccttatgcttcttgtTCTGGTGGAGGACCGGAGAGCAATCAGCAGTCTATTTAGCagatcttcactagacctgctaaatcaacccccgGTGGATCAATCACCACACCCAGTAAGTGGATACAAGCCCTTAATTTGCTTTGCCCAACATAAAGAACCGAGGAAATAAAcgttgctttttttccccctgaagttTCTTTATACtttgcattttttccccattttaggTTGGTCATTCACTCAGAAATGGGGAGAAAGACATTTCACAAAAATAAGTGCAATTAAAACCTCACAAAAATTGGAAGCAAAACTCAAAACAAAGGAGTAGGACCTGAAACTACAGTTAAAGCCATTTTTCCAAGTGTACTGGATTTCCTGACTACTTTAACAGATCACCCAACAATCTCTGCCAATATAGAACTCAAAAAAAGCTGCATCAAAAACATCAAATTTCATTTTGCTAGTTTCTGGAAAATCATGATTTTGTGGTTTAAAAATAAGATCCAAGCATTATTCATCATGATGAATAATTACATAAACCAGTGGGATATTAttctcttttctcccccaccaATTTCTAAATTTCATGtaaattttctaaaatattttatgatCTGTGCTTACCTATCACATCACCCTGTTCATGAATCATCATTCCTaaatctttaaatatttcattgatGTCCATAATATCTGCCTGCaagagaaatttttttaaaaaacaaacaattagcAAATAGCATGGGACACTCCTGAGGTTGGCTAAGCATTGTGCATTATTTCAGACAAGGCAGCTATGGTTTCCTGTGCCAAGAAGCTAATATAAATTCTTTTTCAAGCTCAAGTTTTAATTTGGATTAAAAGAATACTATCGTGTTCATCTAAATACGCAAAATCAGTTGCACTGTGCATCCTATTAGTGCAAGAGGCCAATTTCTAAGGTCTTGTCGACACAGAAACTTGCAATGGCTTAACTAAAGGTGTTCTTAAACTAGCTTAGGGCTTATCTATGCAGAGAATTAATGCACAGCAAGTTGGGGTGGAAATCTAGCGCTTACTCTCTGCATAAACATGACCTTAGTTAAAATAGTGCAAAATTCAACGTAAACACACTTCTGTCAGTTTAAGTCTAGCTTACCTCAGTATGCCTTAAATAATTTCTTTAGTGACTTAAACCAAACGGAAATAAGTCTTCCCATAAGGTTTTCCAGCAATTTAACTATGTCTGTTAACTCAAACTTGTGCAACTCTTATTGACCAGCCCTTAGTTAGCAAAAAATAGTTgaatccagtagagggcagtaacACATACACAATATTAACTATTACAATGTGGTTACGATAAAGTGACATGTCACCTTGTTGTTTTGCTTACATTTTCTATTTATCTAGTTACCCACATCTCTTTGGTTTTTCACAAAAATAAGTTCTTAAACAATCAGTATTGCAAAGCCTATGAAGAAAAAGAGGACTGGATTTTATTTGTCTCATGCATCACCAAAATTGCCTGTTTAAGGTCAAATTCCAGACTCTTAATTGTTGGTGGAGTTTGCTGGAGCTCAATATAATATCAGTCAGTCTGGAATCCATCATTCATTTCCACTGGTGTTTAAAAAGGAAGTTACTTTTTCAAAACCCACAACAGCCACAATGCCATTAATCCTTAACCTGTATTTCCATTTCTGAGTCATTTAATATGTTCATTAGTActtcttttgatttaaaatattggaatttcccctgcctctcccatccaagttttttgttttgctattgGTAGATGAATGCACAGACAGATGGATTGTCCTCAAGCATTTCTGTTCAGTCTCAGAAAAATTCAGTCATTACTGGAGTCAATATTTCCTGTGCCAAACTATTGGTACTTTATATGCATACATAGTATAAATAGGAGTTAAACAtattaaatgtaataaaaatgggTATCCTGCATTTCCAGACAATGATATTAAAGGCAATGGATACCAGGAAGAACTGAAAAATACCTACACCTGGAAAATCCTGTAGAGAGgacattttgcattttatttaaaatttgccTTTGAAAAAAGATGGACTTAATGGAGGAACAAGCCATGGACAAGAACGAATGGCAATACTGGGCTACACTGCATGGCTGTAAAGATGCTTTAGGGATGAGAAGTCTttgagggaaaaacaaaacaaaaacaaaaaacaccaccccATAGTTCTAGGGATATCTGCATGAAAACCCAAGTTCTATCTTATTGGTAGACATATGGGTGACTACTTATTCCTCCAGTGAAGTCAAGAGAGCTTAGTAGACCATGGCACTGCTTAATAGAACAGCGAAAAGTTGTTTTTGTGTAGGGAATTCCACGTGCAGCTCTTTACTTACTGTGTAAAAGCAAtttctgcattaaaaaaataattttctaatttttaatGATGGATTCCTCCCAATAATGTTAATACCTGCTGCATTAGGAAGTATTCTCAAGTTTGTTCTAACGCTGCACATAGCAGCGCTGCTTACCTCAAGCTGCCTGATGGAGGACTCTCTCTCCTCAATAAGACGGAGATCAACTTCTGTAATGTCTTCATCTTGCACTTGTGCTTGAGGTTGACTGCACAAAACCACAAACAACCCCAAAAAAACCCGAAGAATACTCAGACTGGCTGAACTGCTCTTATACACAAAGTTGAAAAACACTTCATGTTAAAAAGATTAAAGTACAGAGAATACACATTAAACTCACTATTAACAAGACATGATGTTGTTTTTACCTTTGCAAAAATCTATGTACAGCTGATGTGAAAGGCCTGAATCCTCAGGCCCTCAATAAAGGAAGTTATACAAGCAAGCTATTAAACAGCTTTGACATATGACACtccttagaacaggggtgggcattTGTGGCCCAAGGTATAAAAactgtatggtgggccatgaatgctcatgaaatcggagactggggtacaggagggggtgagggctctggctgggggtgcaggctctgagatggggccagaaatgagaagttcagggtgtgggagcgggctttgggctgggggatgagggggtttgaagtgcaggagggtgctccgagctgggactgaggggggtggggggaaatcagggctggggcagaggtgcaggGGGCGGCTCAGGGGTggaggcagtgcttacctcaagcacctcacagaagcagcagcagcatgcccccctatggctcctatgcagaggtgctgcccctgcagcttccattggctgcagttcctgggcaatgggagctgcggggggcagcgcttggggcaggggcagtgtgcagagagccccctggctgcccctacacataggagctggagtggggagatgccgcgtggctcctggaagcagtggcaagcccccgaccccgctccccggctggagcggggcaagcccctgatcctgctcccCGTCTGGAGCTCGAGAGCCAGATTAAAAGGCCtgacaggctggatgtggcccgtgggccatagtttgcccaccactgccttaaaACCTAGTGTTTTGGCTCAGCATTTTCTAACTAAGCATGCAGATATTAAACGCATCTTTTGATTTGGATTCTGAACGGAGTGTCATTTGGAGGCTGTACTCCATTTTGCCTTTCCTCGTTAGTGGAGTCTGATTTAGAAGCCACTTTGAGAAAATGCAGGTATTAATCCATAAAACTGAATAGTTAAATATCTTGATCCAAGTTTTAGAGGCCCAGCTGTCCTAATCTGGAAGGATAAAAGACAAAAGGCTGAACTGTTTTTATGTTGTCCTCTACAAGCATAGTTGGATGAAAGCTCCTTATCACATCTCCTTTCTTCAGAAGATCCTCACAAACTAGAGGAAGCACATTCCATTTTAATGTTTGTTAATTCATACgaattttaaaaaggcttttgaaaatttttcttaTGCTTGTACATTTTTACTTAAGGTTATTAAACATCATATGTCCACCCACTAGCCTGTTCCTCCCCCTTATCTTGCAGTTGGTGGTTTAGTCTCTGAAAATAATCAGGAATGCAGCAGGGTTAGCTAAATCTAACCTGAATGACTCAAACACGTAAAATCCTTAGCTCTGAGTCCATTACACATGGAAATAAAGATTCATTTGGTGGCAGCAACtctggtgtggtttttttttggggggggggggggggggcaagggggttaGGAGGAAGGAGAGTTTGGTACAATGCCTATCACAATTAGGCCCTTATCTTTGTTGAAGCTTCTGGGCTCTATTGTAATATAATTGTATTACATTTTTCAACAACTAATTTTAGTTTCCTATTTCCTTCTGCAGGGAGAAGAATGAACGAACGAGATCAAATTCCATTGTTTCAGTTAACAAACTGATCTCATTAAAGGCCAGGAGACCCAGAAATTGAGTTTGACAGTGTTAAagcaataactttaaaaaaaaaaaattaaaaaaatagaaaaaagaataaagaagATATTATTGAAACTGATATTTTCAGTTCTAATTTCAACTTCTGTAGAATACTAGCAGCTTGTGATCATTAGCTTTTAGAGGGgtacaaaaaaacaacaacaaaagaaacacATAGCGTGCCTTAACAAATACGTTATTTAAATGCACTGGATAAGTGATCTTAATGTTGTTTCACCACACAAGTCTCTTAAAACTGGGGACTACAGTACACAGTGCATCTCAAGTAAGTCCCCATTATTGGAATTAACCAATCAATTTACAAGACAAGTTATAAGGTTTATGCACAGTCATCCTACCTGTCCCAAGGGACAAGTGTTCCTTCTTTGTAACCATCTTCTGAAGGACCAGCCTGTAGGAAAAGCAAACATTACCATTTTATTTAAGTGATGGGCACATAGTGAAGTGTTTGTCGACATTCCCATAATGAAACAAGATTAAAGGGGCTTTAACTTCGGTTAGCTCTAAAACAAAATGCCACTTATGTTCTCAGCGtggggctggtgtgtgtgtgcgtgagagagaaaACGGAGCTTGGTAGCAGCCTGCAATATATTTTATGCCAATACACACTGCTGTTGTATTCATGGAGTCAAAGGTCAGGATTGAGCctatattaaaaaaagtaaataaataaataaaaataaaattaaaaaaaaatcagagcatgATTTTGCATTCCCAAATGTCAAAAGTTTAGTTTTCTACAATTAACTAAAGTTCAATTTAAAGACAGATCTAAGTAAAGACAGTCTAAACGAAAGCTACTACTTTACTCAATGTTTCCTGCTCCATAGCCCATTacagcctcaatcctgcaaagggGTCTAGCAGATGGATCCTTATGTCCAAAAAGAATCCCTATTGCTTTAGGGGACACTACAGACATACAAAGATCTACCTATATGATTCCCACAGCAAGATCAGGGAATATGCACTATGCGGAGCACCTATGAACACCTTTGTAAAACCATATACGTAGGCACAAGGACAAAGTAAATCTTTTAAATCAGGAATTATTATGAAGCTATTTTTCCTGTAATCAAACCATTAAACTGAAATGCAAGTTTTAAATTTAATATCTTGTGTTCAGAGGCAaagtaaaaaaacccagcacacaACTATGCAGGCATTGTGTGCACATTCTACATCTCCTGCAATACTGACAATTCCTGTAAGAATGCTGCTCTCAAGCTAAGAAAGAGGCAGGTTTTATGTAAATAACGTTTGAGTATAATAATATATTTCTGGATACTTACAGATACTCTAGAGCTGGCTCTTACTCTGGCTACAAgatctttttctttctcagcagCTTGCCTTTGGACCCTCTGGAAGTTGGCTAGTGCAGTACTGAACTCCCCCACAAGACGatctttctgtatttttctttgaCGCTATTGGAGGAAAGACAGACAGATTTTTACAACAACATAAAACAAGCTGGCTCTTGTTCAAGGCTTTACAAATAAGTTATTTCAAGGGTCCCCCCCCGCCGCCTTCTTCCTGTTAGTATGGGCCTCACACTTTAAATAGAGGGTATCATGGGCATGTTCCCTCCCATTTGAGACTGTATAGACTACCTCCCATTTGGGTTCACATAACAACCCTAACACTATTACAGCAGTTGTGAAAAAGTAGTATTAGGAATGCAATGTATTTTCAACTGTCTTATTGGTATTTAACAGCTGGAATTAAGGAGGATCCAGCATCTCACAATCAGACAGCTTTCAGTAAACCACTAGTGAGAACTTCTGTCTTATTTATTAACTATTAAGTAGGTGCACTGTACAATTGCTGAATATTTTGATATTGTAAAATTTAAACTGTGTAAAAACAGCCCAGAGCatcagtgggaggaggggaaactcACTGATTTATTTATAAGACAGAAGCGCTGAATGTATGCCCTGAACTGTACCTGAGAGGAGAAATGACCTTGTAATCATGTGTCACAAAAATATCAATTTCCAATATCTACTCCCATTGAGAGTGGA
This genomic window from Eretmochelys imbricata isolate rEreImb1 chromosome 3, rEreImb1.hap1, whole genome shotgun sequence contains:
- the STX7 gene encoding syntaxin-7 is translated as MSNSTGIDGDPTQLAQHITSNIRKITQCTAEIQRILHQLGTPQDTPELRQQLQQKQQHANQLAKETDKNIKEFGSLPATSEQRQRKIQKDRLVGEFSTALANFQRVQRQAAEKEKDLVARVRASSRVSAGPSEDGYKEGTLVPWDSQPQAQVQDEDITEVDLRLIEERESSIRQLEADIMDINEIFKDLGMMIHEQGDVIDSIEANVENAEVYVQQGNQQLSRAADYQRKSRKKMCIIILVLVIGAVVLGLIIWASTR